From Streptomyces sp. NBC_00683, one genomic window encodes:
- a CDS encoding tetratricopeptide repeat protein — MDAMPQQNPESPPSHLPPEGATAVPPPPTSMRTTLRRAAFGAVAGAVLVAGAVVAVPDGDQEAGPPLPGPVARAEAAAAAGSPASLSDLTALIGDRQEWVDTHPSDAPSWAVLGTAYVEWGRRSADAAYYTRAEQALQRSLAAQPGERGNAEAWVGLGALANARHDYLAAKKWGETVRARQPKNWTAYPVLIDAYNGLGEYAAANRATEKFGSLRKGVPALARTAEMYRGQGWREDALATAQEAADRATAPAEKAEALHRLGDLAWERGEPAEAVAQYEAALRTDGNHLASRAGRARALVALDRTDEALADYQTVTTKLPRPEYVLELGELYESMSLDGDARTQYTELRKLLAQAKAAGVNESLTEARFEADHGDPAAAVELMRAEWSALHRSSAAADALGWALHRAGRSEEALQYAEQAVETGVRNASYTYHLGVIESALSQNGPARIHLEESVRTNPVFSPLAAPLAQAALDSLGEPAPGGPADMQPDPEPVPEPEPAKPEPAKPESPTSEAAKGGTSMSEASEPEASKPEPAPAQRQVPARPAPSASPGTAASSPHP, encoded by the coding sequence ATGGATGCCATGCCGCAGCAGAATCCGGAGTCACCCCCCTCCCACCTGCCGCCGGAGGGCGCGACGGCCGTGCCACCGCCGCCCACGTCGATGCGCACGACACTGCGCAGGGCGGCGTTCGGTGCGGTGGCGGGCGCCGTCCTCGTGGCCGGCGCGGTGGTCGCCGTACCGGACGGCGACCAGGAGGCGGGGCCGCCCCTGCCCGGACCCGTCGCCCGGGCGGAGGCAGCGGCGGCGGCCGGCTCCCCGGCGTCCCTCTCCGACCTCACGGCGCTGATCGGGGACCGGCAGGAGTGGGTGGACACGCATCCCTCCGACGCACCGTCCTGGGCGGTGCTCGGTACGGCGTACGTGGAATGGGGCCGGCGTTCCGCGGACGCGGCGTACTACACGCGGGCCGAGCAGGCCCTGCAGCGCTCACTGGCCGCGCAGCCCGGTGAACGCGGCAACGCGGAGGCCTGGGTGGGGCTGGGAGCGCTCGCCAACGCACGGCACGACTACCTCGCCGCGAAGAAGTGGGGCGAGACGGTACGGGCCCGGCAGCCGAAGAACTGGACGGCCTACCCGGTCCTGATCGACGCGTACAACGGCCTCGGCGAGTACGCGGCCGCGAACAGGGCCACGGAGAAGTTCGGTTCGCTGCGCAAGGGCGTTCCCGCACTCGCCAGGACCGCCGAGATGTACCGCGGCCAGGGCTGGCGCGAGGACGCCCTGGCCACCGCCCAGGAAGCGGCGGACCGCGCCACCGCCCCCGCGGAGAAGGCCGAGGCCCTGCACCGCCTCGGCGACCTGGCCTGGGAGCGGGGCGAGCCCGCGGAGGCCGTCGCCCAGTACGAGGCTGCCCTGCGCACCGACGGCAACCACCTGGCCTCCCGCGCGGGCCGGGCACGCGCCCTGGTGGCCCTGGACCGCACGGACGAGGCGCTGGCCGACTACCAGACGGTGACGACGAAGCTGCCCCGCCCCGAGTACGTGCTCGAACTGGGCGAGCTGTACGAGTCCATGAGCCTGGACGGCGACGCCCGCACCCAGTACACGGAGCTCCGCAAGCTGCTCGCGCAGGCGAAGGCGGCCGGTGTGAACGAGTCCCTGACCGAGGCCCGCTTCGAGGCCGACCACGGCGACCCGGCGGCGGCCGTGGAGCTGATGCGCGCCGAGTGGTCGGCCCTGCACCGCAGCTCGGCGGCGGCGGACGCACTCGGCTGGGCGCTGCACCGTGCGGGCCGGTCGGAGGAGGCACTGCAGTACGCGGAGCAGGCGGTGGAAACGGGCGTACGGAACGCCTCGTACACGTACCACCTGGGTGTCATCGAGAGCGCCCTCTCCCAGAACGGCCCGGCCCGCATCCATCTGGAGGAGTCCGTCCGTACGAACCCGGTGTTCTCCCCGCTGGCCGCTCCCCTGGCGCAGGCCGCCCTGGACTCCCTGGGCGAACCGGCTCCGGGCGGGCCGGCGGACATGCAGCCGGACCCCGAACCGGTCCCCGAGCCGGAACCGGCGAAACCCGAACCGGCGAAGCCCGAATCCCCCACGTCCGAAGCCGCGAAGGGCGGGACATCAATGAGCGAGGCGTCGGAACCCGAGGCCTCGAAGCCCGAACCGGCTCCCGCACAGCGACAGGTGCCGGCGAGGCCCGCGCCCTCCGCCTCCCCAGGGACGGCAGCGTCCTCCCCGCACCCCTAG
- a CDS encoding FAD-binding oxidoreductase yields the protein MDDLLEELRAGLPADALITDPDVTATYAHDMASFCDAGAPAVVVLPRTVEEVQHVMRTATALRVPVVPQGARTGLSGAANASDGCIVLSLVKMDRILEISPVDRIAVVEPGVINAVLSRAVNEHGLYYPPDPSSWEMCTIGGNIGTASGGLCCVKYGVTAEYVLGLEVVLADGRLLNTGRRTAKGVAGYDLTRLFVGSEGSLGIVVKAVLALRPKPPQQLVLAAEFPSAAAACDAVCRIMERGHTPSLLELMDRTTVRAVNAMASMGLPESTEALLLCAFDTPDPAADLTAVGELCTAAGATGVVPADDAAESELLLHARRLSLPAMETIKSATMIDDVCVPRSRLGAMIEGTAAIAGKFGLTIGVVAHAGDGNTHPVVCFDHTDADESRRARESFDEIMALGLELGGTITGEHGVGVLKKEWLARELGEVGVELQRGIKAAFDPLGLLNPGKLF from the coding sequence ATGGATGATCTTCTCGAAGAGCTGCGCGCGGGCCTGCCGGCCGATGCCCTGATCACCGACCCGGACGTCACCGCCACCTACGCCCACGACATGGCGAGCTTCTGCGACGCGGGCGCGCCGGCCGTCGTCGTGCTCCCACGCACGGTCGAGGAGGTCCAGCACGTCATGCGGACCGCCACGGCGCTGCGCGTCCCCGTGGTGCCGCAGGGTGCCAGGACGGGCCTGTCGGGGGCGGCCAACGCCTCCGACGGCTGCATCGTGCTCTCCCTCGTCAAGATGGACCGGATCCTGGAGATCAGTCCGGTCGACCGGATCGCGGTCGTCGAACCGGGTGTCATCAACGCCGTGCTGTCCCGCGCCGTCAACGAACACGGGCTGTACTACCCGCCGGACCCCTCCAGCTGGGAGATGTGCACCATCGGCGGAAACATCGGCACCGCGTCCGGCGGACTGTGCTGCGTGAAGTACGGCGTCACCGCCGAGTACGTGCTCGGCCTGGAGGTCGTCCTCGCCGACGGACGTCTCCTCAACACCGGCCGGCGTACCGCCAAGGGTGTCGCCGGATACGACCTGACCCGGCTCTTCGTCGGCTCCGAAGGCAGCCTCGGCATCGTTGTCAAAGCCGTCCTCGCCCTTCGGCCCAAGCCCCCGCAACAGCTCGTGCTGGCCGCAGAGTTCCCCTCCGCGGCGGCCGCCTGCGACGCGGTCTGCCGGATCATGGAACGCGGCCACACCCCGTCACTCCTCGAACTGATGGACCGTACGACCGTCCGTGCGGTGAACGCGATGGCCTCCATGGGACTCCCCGAATCCACCGAGGCGCTGCTGCTCTGCGCCTTCGACACCCCTGACCCGGCGGCCGACCTCACCGCTGTCGGCGAACTGTGTACCGCGGCCGGCGCCACCGGGGTCGTGCCCGCCGACGACGCCGCCGAGTCCGAACTCCTCCTGCACGCGCGCCGGCTGTCGCTCCCCGCGATGGAGACCATCAAGTCCGCCACGATGATCGACGACGTGTGCGTGCCGCGCTCCAGGCTCGGCGCGATGATCGAGGGAACCGCCGCCATCGCCGGCAAGTTCGGCCTCACCATCGGTGTCGTCGCCCATGCGGGGGACGGCAACACCCACCCCGTCGTCTGCTTCGACCACACCGACGCCGACGAGTCCCGCAGGGCCCGCGAGTCCTTCGACGAGATCATGGCGCTGGGCCTGGAACTGGGCGGCACCATCACCGGCGAGCACGGTGTCGGCGTGCTCAAGAAGGAATGGCTCGCCCGTGAACTGGGCGAGGTGGGCGTCGAGTTGCAGCGAGGCATCAAGGCGGCCTTCGATCCGCTGGGTCTCCTCAATCCGGGCAAGCTGTTCTGA
- a CDS encoding SsgA family sporulation/cell division regulator — protein MQNIVERELELKLVLSPERSVPVPARLSYLTDDPYAVHITFHIGSESPVHWTFARELLVEGVFRPCGHGDVRIWPTKVDEHSVICVALTSPDGNALLEVPSAAVSAWVERTLRVVPPGSESALLGLDGALAELLTPLPADDLWLSDPWPSDESQDGEA, from the coding sequence ATGCAGAACATCGTGGAACGGGAACTGGAACTGAAGCTGGTCCTCTCGCCGGAGCGCTCCGTCCCCGTACCCGCCCGGCTGTCCTACCTCACCGACGACCCGTACGCCGTGCACATCACCTTCCACATCGGATCCGAGTCGCCGGTGCACTGGACGTTCGCCCGTGAGCTGCTCGTGGAAGGGGTGTTCAGGCCGTGCGGGCACGGGGACGTACGGATCTGGCCGACCAAGGTCGACGAGCACAGCGTCATCTGTGTCGCGCTCACCTCGCCCGACGGCAACGCCCTCCTGGAGGTGCCGTCGGCCGCCGTCTCCGCCTGGGTGGAGCGCACCCTGCGGGTGGTGCCCCCGGGCTCGGAGAGCGCGCTGCTCGGCCTGGACGGCGCGCTCGCCGAGCTGCTCACCCCCCTGCCCGCCGACGACCTGTGGCTGAGCGACCCCTGGCCCTCCGACGAGTCCCAGGACGGCGAGGCCTGA
- a CDS encoding RDD family protein: MSAPTPAPGDESPREGYYPDPSIPGYVRYWNGASWVPGTSRPAPRQGEATPAPPPESAEGAAPQPTARRTAPVDETGPMFFDEADGLGGGGEAGATGGRPEPATAWQADTSRQTGFGGDRDRRVSWGGPDPRTPGDGAPSSAAAPADRSPAAGASEDPRRPAAPDPTRGALPGMRDGNGDVTDGTVHIRGDRTGGSGDADRPPTDGTVTIRAVGRDGGTRPPRPRDEGAPADGTMAIRAVQPGAASPPQAQNPPQAQARPQAPAQAQPPAQTPQLNTPLTPGPGGGSASWAQQAHQLGRPEQAARPQQQQPQQHRPQHPVPAQQQSARPEQPQPPVVPWKPPVEDPFQQLARAQASARPAGLGKRLTARILDTVLLGAVVGAVGFPLVTQAMDHIDKKIEAAKQSGETVTVWLLDATTAGLFGAVLGAFLVLGFVLEALPTAKWGRTLGKKLCGLEVRDIESHGPPTIGAALRRWLVYGVLGLLVIGVVNVLWCLFDRPWRQCWHDKAAGTFVAG; the protein is encoded by the coding sequence ATGAGCGCCCCAACCCCGGCACCCGGTGACGAAAGCCCACGCGAGGGCTACTACCCCGACCCGTCCATTCCCGGATACGTCCGGTACTGGAACGGTGCGTCTTGGGTTCCCGGTACGAGCCGGCCCGCACCCAGGCAGGGCGAGGCGACCCCTGCGCCGCCGCCTGAATCGGCGGAGGGCGCCGCCCCGCAGCCGACGGCGCGGCGGACCGCCCCGGTGGACGAGACCGGGCCGATGTTCTTCGACGAGGCCGACGGGCTCGGCGGGGGCGGTGAGGCGGGTGCCACCGGTGGCCGCCCGGAGCCCGCGACGGCCTGGCAGGCCGACACGTCACGGCAGACCGGCTTCGGCGGCGACCGTGACCGCCGTGTCTCGTGGGGCGGCCCGGATCCCCGTACGCCCGGCGACGGCGCACCGTCGTCCGCCGCCGCTCCGGCGGACCGTTCTCCGGCCGCCGGTGCGTCCGAGGATCCGCGCCGGCCCGCGGCCCCGGACCCGACGCGCGGCGCCCTTCCCGGTATGCGGGACGGCAACGGTGACGTGACCGACGGCACCGTCCACATCCGGGGCGACAGGACCGGCGGCAGCGGTGACGCCGACCGTCCGCCGACCGACGGCACGGTCACGATCCGTGCCGTGGGACGGGACGGCGGCACCCGTCCGCCGCGTCCGCGCGATGAGGGAGCGCCCGCCGACGGCACGATGGCGATCCGCGCCGTGCAGCCCGGTGCCGCGTCCCCGCCGCAGGCCCAGAACCCGCCCCAGGCACAGGCCCGGCCCCAGGCGCCGGCACAGGCGCAGCCACCGGCGCAGACGCCTCAGCTGAACACGCCCCTGACTCCCGGTCCCGGCGGCGGGTCCGCGTCCTGGGCGCAGCAGGCGCATCAGCTCGGCCGGCCCGAGCAGGCGGCCCGCCCGCAGCAGCAACAGCCGCAGCAGCACCGGCCGCAGCACCCCGTGCCCGCCCAGCAGCAGAGCGCCCGGCCCGAACAGCCGCAGCCGCCCGTCGTGCCCTGGAAGCCTCCGGTCGAGGACCCCTTCCAGCAGCTCGCCCGGGCCCAGGCGTCCGCCCGGCCCGCAGGGCTCGGCAAGCGGCTGACCGCCCGGATCCTGGACACGGTCCTGCTCGGCGCGGTCGTCGGTGCGGTCGGATTCCCGCTGGTCACACAGGCGATGGACCACATCGACAAGAAGATCGAGGCGGCCAAGCAGTCCGGCGAGACGGTCACCGTCTGGCTCCTGGACGCCACCACGGCCGGGCTGTTCGGTGCCGTGCTCGGCGCCTTCCTGGTGCTCGGCTTCGTGCTGGAGGCGCTGCCCACCGCCAAGTGGGGCCGCACGCTGGGCAAGAAGCTCTGCGGTCTCGAGGTGCGGGACATCGAGTCGCACGGACCGCCCACGATCGGGGCGGCGCTGCGCCGCTGGCTCGTGTACGGGGTGCTGGGCCTCCTCGTCATCGGCGTGGTCAACGTGCTGTGGTGCCTGTTCGACCGCCCGTGGCGTCAGTGCTGGCACGACAAGGCGGCGGGTACGTTCGTCGCCGGCTGA
- a CDS encoding RDD family protein, producing MSNEPPPPPGQPPEDDPFSKRPPHGSEPPSGGSPYGSGPPPPPPHDRDPFGGSGQYGGTDPLAGMPPLAEPGKRILARLIDLLIISIPLYLISLPFGGAVDVTSDGDDDFGDAIGNTYSGHQLLWSLIGLVVYVAYDTYLTHKDGRTLGKRLLKMRVAMLNDGSVPDTGSALMRAVVLWVPALLCCPCLWWLINIVLMFTDKPYRQALQDKASKTVVVAIQ from the coding sequence ATGAGCAACGAACCGCCGCCGCCACCCGGACAGCCGCCCGAGGACGATCCCTTCTCCAAGAGGCCGCCGCACGGCTCCGAGCCCCCGTCCGGCGGCTCGCCCTACGGCAGCGGGCCGCCGCCGCCACCGCCGCACGACCGGGATCCGTTCGGCGGCAGCGGGCAGTACGGCGGTACGGATCCGCTGGCCGGGATGCCGCCGCTCGCGGAGCCGGGCAAGAGGATCCTGGCGCGGCTGATCGACCTTCTCATCATCTCGATCCCGCTGTACTTGATCTCGCTGCCGTTCGGCGGCGCGGTCGACGTCACCTCGGACGGCGACGACGACTTCGGCGATGCCATCGGCAACACCTACAGCGGGCATCAGCTGCTCTGGTCGCTGATCGGCCTGGTGGTCTACGTCGCCTACGACACGTATCTGACGCACAAGGACGGGCGGACGCTCGGCAAGCGGCTGCTGAAGATGCGCGTGGCGATGCTCAACGACGGCTCGGTGCCCGACACCGGCTCGGCGCTGATGCGGGCCGTCGTGCTGTGGGTCCCGGCGCTGCTGTGCTGCCCCTGCCTGTGGTGGCTGATCAACATCGTTCTGATGTTCACGGACAAGCCGTACCGGCAGGCGCTGCAGGACAAGGCGTCCAAGACGGTCGTGGTCGCCATCCAGTGA
- a CDS encoding immune inhibitor A domain-containing protein, with the protein MITQRRALRATAVAVALAATAATASVFATAQADDKASGSGASIVDRRDPAPVKASEHDLEGPFSKEQDAQRQAALEQVLAGDKKVSTRGGSKVVKLGSNKYVELGREKTDKIFTILVEFGDQVDDTTMFDPDGEGPKPPVKKYGGTPGPQHNEIAEPDPAKDNSTAWQADYNQAHFQDLYFGEGKGKNSLKTYYEKTSSGRYSVDGEVSDWVKVPYNEARYGSNYCGSTNCANVWDTVRDGVNAWVADQKAKGRTLEQIKADLAQYDQWDRYDFDGDGNFNEADGYIDHFQLVHAGEDESAGGGAQGTDALWAHRWYAYGTNAGATGPAGNKAGGAQIGDTGIWVGDYTAQPENGGLGVFAHEYAHDLGLPDLYDTSGGGENSVGFWSLMSAGSWLGTGTGEIGNLPGDMTAWDKLQLGWLDYATAKAATDSVHKLGVSEYNTKNKQALVVELPDKAVTTTVTKPAEGSKQWWSDMGDDLSNTLTRSVDLTGKTSASLDLSGWYDIEADYDYLYTEVSENGGSSWTALDGKADGLAIPRDASDKPALTDVSGAYKKLSYSLDAYAGKKFDLRFRYQTDGGAGGKGFTADAITVNADGAALFTDNAEGDDNGWTAKGFSRIGESFTNDYPQYYIAENRQYVSYDETLEVGPYNFGFSTTRPDWVEHYSYQNGLMVWLWDTAQKDNNTSQHHGQGLILPVDSHAKPLKWTNGSLLRNKIQPFDAPFSWYPNKGFTLHNADVALKIKPSLGVPVFDDRKGTYWYAENPTGSVKVTDTNTRISIISEPLSGSTMTVKVGPSTK; encoded by the coding sequence GTGATCACTCAGAGACGGGCGCTACGCGCCACCGCGGTAGCCGTGGCGCTGGCCGCCACCGCCGCGACGGCGTCGGTTTTCGCCACCGCTCAGGCGGATGACAAGGCGTCGGGATCCGGCGCCTCCATCGTTGACCGACGGGATCCCGCACCGGTCAAGGCGAGCGAGCACGACCTGGAAGGCCCCTTCAGCAAGGAGCAGGACGCTCAGCGTCAGGCCGCGCTGGAGCAGGTGCTGGCCGGTGACAAGAAGGTCTCGACCCGCGGCGGCTCCAAGGTCGTCAAGCTCGGCAGCAACAAGTACGTCGAGCTCGGCCGGGAGAAGACCGACAAGATCTTCACCATTCTCGTGGAGTTCGGCGACCAGGTCGACGACACCACGATGTTCGACCCGGACGGCGAGGGCCCCAAGCCGCCGGTCAAGAAGTACGGCGGCACGCCCGGCCCGCAGCACAACGAGATAGCCGAGCCGGACCCGGCGAAGGACAACAGCACCGCCTGGCAGGCCGACTACAACCAGGCGCACTTCCAGGACCTCTACTTCGGTGAGGGCAAGGGCAAGAATTCGCTGAAGACCTACTACGAGAAGACGTCCTCCGGGCGCTACTCGGTCGACGGCGAGGTCTCGGACTGGGTCAAGGTCCCGTACAACGAGGCCCGTTACGGCTCCAACTACTGCGGTTCCACCAACTGCGCCAACGTGTGGGACACGGTCCGCGACGGCGTCAACGCCTGGGTCGCCGACCAGAAGGCCAAGGGCCGCACGCTGGAGCAGATCAAGGCGGACCTCGCCCAGTACGACCAGTGGGACCGCTACGACTTCGACGGCGACGGCAACTTCAACGAGGCCGACGGCTACATCGACCACTTCCAGCTGGTCCACGCCGGTGAGGACGAGTCGGCGGGCGGCGGCGCACAGGGCACCGACGCGCTGTGGGCGCACCGCTGGTACGCGTACGGCACCAACGCCGGCGCGACCGGCCCGGCCGGCAACAAGGCCGGTGGCGCCCAGATCGGCGACACGGGCATCTGGGTCGGCGACTACACCGCGCAGCCCGAGAACGGCGGCCTGGGTGTCTTCGCCCACGAGTACGCCCACGACCTCGGTCTGCCGGACCTGTACGACACCTCCGGCGGCGGCGAGAACTCGGTCGGCTTCTGGTCCCTGATGTCGGCGGGCTCCTGGCTCGGCACCGGCACGGGCGAGATCGGCAACCTGCCGGGCGACATGACCGCCTGGGACAAGCTGCAGCTGGGCTGGCTCGACTACGCCACGGCCAAGGCCGCGACGGACTCGGTCCACAAGCTGGGCGTCTCGGAGTACAACACCAAGAACAAGCAGGCGCTCGTCGTCGAGCTGCCCGACAAGGCCGTCACCACGACTGTCACGAAGCCCGCCGAGGGCTCGAAGCAGTGGTGGAGCGACATGGGCGACGACCTGTCGAACACCCTGACCCGCTCGGTCGACCTGACCGGCAAGACGTCCGCCTCGCTGGACCTGTCCGGCTGGTACGACATCGAGGCCGACTACGACTACCTCTACACCGAGGTGTCCGAGAACGGCGGCTCCAGCTGGACCGCGCTCGACGGCAAGGCCGACGGCCTGGCCATCCCGCGCGACGCCAGTGACAAGCCGGCCCTGACCGACGTCTCGGGCGCGTACAAGAAGCTCTCGTACTCGCTGGACGCGTACGCGGGCAAGAAGTTCGACCTCCGCTTCCGCTACCAGACGGACGGCGGCGCGGGCGGCAAGGGCTTCACGGCGGACGCCATCACGGTCAACGCCGACGGTGCCGCGCTCTTCACGGACAACGCGGAGGGCGACGACAACGGCTGGACGGCCAAGGGCTTCTCGCGGATCGGTGAGTCGTTCACCAACGACTACCCGCAGTACTACATCGCCGAGAACCGCCAGTACGTGTCGTACGACGAGACCCTCGAGGTCGGGCCGTACAACTTCGGCTTCTCCACCACCCGCCCCGACTGGGTCGAGCACTACTCGTACCAGAACGGTCTGATGGTGTGGCTCTGGGACACCGCCCAGAAGGACAACAACACCTCGCAGCACCACGGACAGGGCCTGATCCTGCCGGTGGACTCGCACGCCAAGCCGCTGAAGTGGACGAACGGCTCGCTCCTGCGCAACAAGATCCAGCCCTTCGACGCGCCGTTCAGCTGGTACCCGAACAAGGGCTTCACGCTGCACAACGCGGACGTGGCGCTCAAGATCAAGCCTTCGCTGGGCGTCCCGGTCTTCGACGACCGCAAGGGCACCTACTGGTACGCGGAGAACCCCACGGGAAGTGTCAAGGTCACTGACACCAACACCCGGATCTCGATCATCAGCGAGCCGCTCAGCGGCTCCACGATGACCGTGAAGGTCGGACCCTCGACCAAGTAG
- a CDS encoding isochorismatase family protein, producing MHRALIVVDVQNDFCEGGSLAVAGGADVAAAITDLIGAAQAGYRHVVATRDHHIDPGDHFSAQPDFEHSWPVHCVAGTEGVGFHPNFAPAVASGAIDTVFDKGAYAAAYSGFEGVDENGVGLAQWLRERSVTAVDVVGIATDHCVRATALDAAREGFTTHVLLDLTAGVAEGTTERALNELRTAGVELSGKPVV from the coding sequence ATGCATCGCGCCTTGATCGTCGTTGACGTTCAGAACGACTTCTGCGAGGGCGGCAGCCTCGCGGTGGCGGGCGGCGCCGATGTCGCCGCCGCCATCACCGACCTGATCGGGGCCGCCCAGGCCGGTTACCGGCACGTGGTGGCCACCCGCGACCACCACATCGACCCGGGTGACCACTTCTCCGCGCAGCCCGACTTCGAGCACTCCTGGCCGGTGCACTGCGTCGCCGGTACGGAGGGCGTGGGATTCCACCCGAACTTCGCTCCCGCCGTCGCCTCCGGCGCGATCGACACCGTCTTCGACAAGGGGGCGTACGCCGCGGCGTACAGCGGGTTCGAGGGCGTCGACGAGAACGGCGTCGGGCTCGCCCAGTGGCTGCGGGAACGCTCCGTCACCGCTGTCGACGTCGTCGGTATCGCCACGGACCACTGTGTGCGCGCCACCGCGCTGGACGCCGCCCGTGAGGGCTTCACCACGCACGTGCTGCTGGACCTGACGGCCGGCGTCGCCGAGGGAACCACTGAGCGGGCCCTGAACGAGCTCCGCACCGCGGGCGTGGAACTGTCCGGCAAGCCGGTCGTCTGA